The following are from one region of the Centropristis striata isolate RG_2023a ecotype Rhode Island chromosome 19, C.striata_1.0, whole genome shotgun sequence genome:
- the opn4xa gene encoding opsin 4xa has translation MDGEHGWYRQVDVQAHAHYIVAFFVLVIGTVGVTGNALVMYAFFCNKKLRTAPNFFIMNLAISDFLMAITQSPIFFVNSLYKGWIFGETGCKMYAFCGALFGITSMINLLAISLDRYIVITKPLQAIRWTSKKRTCFVIALVWLYSLAWSLAPLLGWSSYIPEGLMTSCTWDYVTSTPANKSYTLMLCCFVFFIPLGIISYCYLCMFLAIRRASRDVEKLGYQVRKSTLIQQQSIKTEWKLAKIAFVVIIVFVLSWSPYACVTLIAWAGYGSILTPYSKAVPAVIAKASAIYNPFIYAIIHSKYRDTMAENIPCLHFLAQAPRRKCISVSHSESSLRDSVMSRQSSASKTKFHRVSSMSTSDTQVWSDVELDPIDQIHCVRYSYSLGALKDKEHKSLTKQIKETGSQSLEQVGSKSQSKAH, from the exons aTGGACGGTGAACATGGATGGTATCGGCAGGTGGACGTCCAGGCCCACGCTCATTACATTGTTGCCTTCTTTGTCTTGGTGATTGGAACGGTGGGCGTTACTGGGAATGCCTTGGTCATGTATGCCTTTTTCTG TAACAAGAAGCTACGGACTGCCCCAAACTTTTTCATCATGAACCTTGCCATCAGTGACTTCCTCATGGCCATTACACAGTCACCCATCTTCTTTGTAAACTCCCTCTACAAGGGCTGGATATTTGGTGAAACAG GCTGTAAAATGTACGCCTTCTGTGGGGCTTTATTTGGAATCACTTCCATGATAAACCTTCTGGCCATCTCTCTGGACCGCTACATTGTCatcaccaagcctctgcaggcCATACGGTGGACCTCCAAGAAGCGCACTTGTTTCGTTATTGCCCTGGTTTGGCTGTACTCACTAGCCTGGAGCCTTGCACCCCTTTTGGGGTGGA GTTCATACATACCAGAGGGCCTGATGACTTCATGCACATGGGACTATGTGACATCTACTCCAGCCAATAAAAGTTATACTTTGATGCTATGCTGCTTTGTATTCTTCATCCCGCTGGGGATTATATCCTATTGTTATCTGTGCATGTTCCTGGCAATCCGTCGTGCAAGCAG AGATGTAGAGAAGTTGGGCTATCAGGTGAGGAAGTCAACCCTGATCCAGCAGCAGTCCATCAAGACTGAATGGAAGCTCGCCAAGATTGCCTTTGTGGTCATCATAGTGTTTGTGCTTTCCTGGTCGCCCTATGCATGTGTCACCCTCATCGCCTGGGCTGg ATATGGAAGCATCCTCACTCCCTATTCCAAGGCTGTTCCTGCTGTTATAGCCAAGGCATCAGCCATCTACAACCCTTTTATCTACGCCATCATTCACTCTAAATACAG GGACACGATGGCAGAAAATATTCCCTGTCTACACTTCCTAGCCCAGGCCCCCAGGAGGAAGTGCATATCAGTGTCACACAGCGAGTCGTCGCTCAGAGACTCAGTGATGAGCAGACAGTCATCTGCCTCCAAAACCAAGTTTCACAGAGTTTCCTCCATGTCCACGTCAGACACA CAGGTTTGGAGTGATGTGGAGCTGGACCCTATCGACCAGATCCATTGTGTGAGGTACAGCTATTCCCTGGGAGCTCTGAAGGACAAAGAACACAAATCATTGACTAAGCAGATCAAGGAAACGGGAAGCCAAAGCCTGGAGCAGGTAGG ATCAAAATCTCAGAGCAAGGCTCACTAA